The following proteins come from a genomic window of Streptococcus pneumoniae:
- the nagA gene encoding N-acetylglucosamine-6-phosphate deacetylase: MPNYIKADQFFYPHGVRRGGYLELVDGKFGKHVEQIPEGAEVIDYTGYSIAPGLVDTHIHGYAGVDVMDNNIEGTLHTMSEGLLSTGVTSFLPTTLTATYEQLLAVTENLGNHYKEATGAKIRGIYYEGPYFTETFKGAQNPTYMRDPGVEEFHSWQKAANGLLNKIALAPERDGVEDFVRTVTGEGVTVALGHSNATFDEAKKAVDAGASVWVHAYNGMRGLTHRELGMVGAMYQLPHTYAELICDGHHVDPKACEILIKQKGTENIALITDCMTAGGLEDGDYMLGEFPVVVANGTARLKSTGNLAGSILKLKDGLKNVVEWGIANPHEAVMMASFNPAKSVHIDDVCGQIREGYDADFIVLDKDLELVATYLDGVKRYQA, translated from the coding sequence ATGCCTAACTATATTAAAGCGGATCAGTTTTTCTACCCACACGGAGTTCGTCGAGGTGGTTACTTGGAACTTGTGGACGGCAAGTTTGGAAAACATGTAGAGCAGATTCCTGAAGGGGCTGAGGTGATTGACTATACAGGTTATAGCATTGCCCCAGGTCTTGTGGATACTCATATTCATGGATATGCAGGTGTAGATGTGATGGACAACAACATTGAAGGTACATTGCATACTATGAGTGAAGGACTTCTTAGTACCGGTGTTACCAGTTTCTTACCCACAACTTTAACAGCCACTTATGAGCAATTGCTTGCAGTCACTGAAAATCTTGGAAACCATTATAAAGAAGCAACAGGTGCTAAGATTCGTGGGATTTATTATGAAGGTCCATATTTCACAGAAACTTTTAAGGGGGCACAAAATCCAACTTATATGAGAGACCCGGGTGTTGAGGAGTTTCATTCTTGGCAAAAAGCGGCAAATGGCTTGCTTAATAAAATTGCCCTTGCACCAGAACGTGATGGGGTGGAAGACTTTGTTCGTACAGTTACGGGCGAAGGTGTGACGGTTGCTCTTGGACATTCAAACGCGACTTTTGATGAAGCCAAAAAAGCAGTCGATGCTGGAGCGAGTGTTTGGGTGCATGCCTACAATGGAATGCGTGGGTTGACTCACCGTGAATTGGGTATGGTTGGAGCCATGTACCAATTGCCACATACCTATGCAGAGTTGATCTGTGATGGTCACCACGTAGATCCAAAGGCTTGCGAAATTCTTATCAAACAAAAAGGAACAGAAAACATCGCTCTTATCACAGACTGTATGACAGCTGGGGGATTGGAAGACGGAGATTATATGTTGGGAGAATTCCCAGTTGTCGTTGCAAATGGAACTGCACGCCTCAAATCGACAGGTAACTTGGCAGGTTCTATCCTCAAACTCAAAGATGGTTTGAAGAATGTGGTCGAATGGGGAATTGCGAATCCGCATGAAGCAGTCATGATGGCCAGCTTCAACCCAGCTAAATCCGTTCACATCGATGACGTCTGTGGCCAAATCCGTGAAGGCTACGACGCTGACTTCATCGTATTAGATAAAGATTTGGAATTGGTAGCAACCTACCTAGATGGCGTGAAACGTTATCAAGCATAA